From Xiphophorus couchianus chromosome 7, X_couchianus-1.0, whole genome shotgun sequence:
GCCTGATAACCCATCACTCCACTCGTGATTCTACAGTACTTCTGATCCCAACACTCGATGTTCCAATTCCCATCAAACATGAGTCATGTTCAGTTAAGACCAAAACTTCTAATCTCAACAGCAAATTAGTATTGAAACTGTTTTCATTCAACCAGGACGTTTCCGGttgaataaaaaccagaaaagagacaggaagatacggaagaggattagagccaccggaaaaaaagaattctgactttaatctcagaattctttttttttttttctcggtgGCCCTAATTTTCTTCCATACTCAGAAGACTGTAAAAGAACGCAAAAGGAACACGTCATCAAGTAGAGAACTGGAGGAGGCAGGCTAGTAAAACTCAGAtagtttactttaaaataaagaaaatacattaactAAAATTCAGGgataaattcaaaattcaaaataatttatttttgaataaattattttccctGACCTTTTTTCCCCAGCAGTTAGAGATAAAGGCTGGTGGCCTAACAGTATGCTAACATGAAGATCTGACCAAGAGCTACAGTATCTTACTAACAGATACTGATGGGCAACTGggtgtaacaaaaaatataaataataccATATTAAGCACATGCTACActcaacaataaatgaaatgatatTTATTGCAATTGCAGCAATCAAACCCTTCTTATAAATTTCTGATCAGGTTTTTGCACATTACTTTCATTTTGCCTCCCAACATATTTCGTAATGGTTTTGGACATCCCTAACATGGCTCTCCACTCAGTGGTGTGGATTGGGGGacatattaacataaaaatctaatcATGTTTATTGCaccaagaaaacaaatattctttTGGTAACTACATGTTTTAAAAGTCTAAGACAATATTACAATCTCTAGATTAAAATTCTCAAAACTACATTTACGGTCCATGGACTGCTAATGTAGAACGGATTGACAAAACATTTGTGATATGAATGAGTGATAGGATGAGTGACTTAATGTCTGTAATAAATAAGCTTCTGAGCTTCTgagctgattttcttttaatgtgaATGAGGAGGAGATATAAGTTCATACTTCTTTATGCTTCTTTCATTCATGATTTCTTTTAGTTGTTACATGaactattcatatttattattgagagagtaaaattaaatgaaagaaatattttactaataaaacaatacaatattaacatttttaaaatggtgaTCTCTGGCTGTTATTGGTGGAGACGGGAGAATTCAGGCAAAAGTCGCCTCTGAatatgtttgagtttttaaacACAACATCTCCTTTCCTTCCCACCATAGTGGAGCCATTTGCAGCTTAGGAAGTCCTCAGCATCCGAATCGCTTACAGCGAGAAGCAATGATCCTCTCATGTTTCGCTGGAATTATTATGGTAAGTAAGTTTGTataattcaaactttttcttaGCCAAAATATATTAGCACCTTACATCCTACTTTGAATAAACATCAAATGAACTCCCATCTGACAAGTACAGAATTTATTAACTTATAAGGCACATTAACAAAATGACCCATCAGGGTAATTGATGTGAACATCTGCTTGAAAATTGAAATAATCTTCTACAGACTTAAAAAGATGTAAATGACCCTTTTCTTCTACTTACCGATCGTAACAAGTTGCAAAGTGGGGCTTGATGATTAGCTTGCACATGAAAATGATAGGACCTTAGAGGTGAGCTTGGTATTAGTACATAGCTTTTacatatgaatacattttatttatatgccTTCAGCCTTCAGCTGCTGGCCATAAAGCCAGTTGATTGCTTAGAGAGAATGCCTATTGCTTTAGTAAGGTTCATTGCAGTAGTGACACATAGAGGTATATATTGTGAACTGTATCATATCTGATAGCCTAGAAGCTGCAAACATACCGCAGTATAAGCAAGTAAGAGATCAAACCAGTGACAGGAAACGAAGCATCGGGAATTAAAAATTAAACGGTAGAACCAAACAGTTTGCTGAATTGGATCTTTGGGACTTTTCACAGACTGTTTTGTTGGGACAGTGCTGAATAAGAATTCATGTTTGAGTTCTAACTTTTTAGGTTTGCCTTCAGTTACTGTTGATATGAATTTTGTATCTGACATCATCGGTCTATAATAAATTTCATCAACAGTAGAACATGAATGTGTGCAGTGAAGCTGGCGGgcagcaaagaaacaaacagtagaaataaatgtttgagaaCAGCAGCAAAAGGTCATAGTTCATGTTGAGAggactgtgtgtgtttcagagcagACTGCCAGTGGAGAAAATCCTGGCTCTGTACAGATGTAAGCCAGTTGTTTCTTTACCCAGCCATCAGTCTAAGGTACTAAATATGTTCTGGATCATTTTTACATTCACACTGATGTTACTAAAACATTTATACAGTCTGCAAACTGCAAGAAGTGTAAATTGGaaagctttatttttcctttagtAAAAAAACTTTATCCTTGGTccttattttttcatttgaaccaCAGGGGTCAATTGTATGCCCCCTCACTCTGTCCTACCATCCATTTGCCATGCTCAGATCTTACAAGGCTGTACAACATGCCAAGAGACACAGTAAGTCTGAATGTtataactcattttatttcatgtattaACTTATTGATTCTATTAGTTTGTTGGATagtttataaatatttgattgaAGTTAAAGGGATTTGTTGCAAAGGTCTTGTGAATCTCTATTGCCTTCAAAATATAAAGCAGAGGTCAACAACACAAGCTGGCTTAAACATGCTTGCAGAATATTCTAACTTTAAACAAGCTAGTTTCAATTTAATATTAAGAATAGTTAACCTGTGACAATGGGTTATATTAAAGTTGGGTCAtatgaaaaaattttttttgttaaaaaaaaattgtcactATATCGTGACAGGAGAGTATGAATCAGATAATGTATGAAAAAAACTGagctcctctgttttctcctagtgctatctagaaacaaccaatcagagcaggaggcgggtcttagcactgtcaatcatgttCGTGTGCGCACCGCACTCCCTCTCACCAACTTGTACTCTGCTACTACAGATTCTGCCTGTCAGCAGAGTCTGTTGTGAATtataaagctagttagcattaTCActgatgacggcagataaaaggttttcctgtaacggtgagtcgcttctccgccattagcacactTAGCATTGACGGCTCtaagaggtggaggagatctatctttcacagattatctgtctcatagtATAACGTAATGACATTAATGTCATGACATGGTAATGCCATGACATtaccatatattttttaaaagttacatactgtagctttaatacagcgccttgtaaaagtattcatagccCTCCACTTCTTCTGGAGCTACTTCATATTCTTGATTAGATTTTGCTTGACACTCGTCTGCACCGATAACTGCACCGCTGTTGCGGGTGCACCAAACCCATCCAAGCTTTATGATCTCAGCTGCACAATGGAAAATAACAGTGAGAAACAAATAGATGCTTCTGATTACTGAGAGCCTTTACTGCTTGGCAGGATGACTTTTCTTAGGAACAGTAATACAGAGTAGatcaagaaaaatacattttcaaaatctgtCAGTACTAAAACAATTATTACAACTTCCCTTGGATAttagagaaacaagaaaaaaagacttccGTTCATGAGAactttatgttgattttatatTCTCTAACTGACCTAATAAATTTGTTacaaaatctctttttaaaTCTTGCAGATCAGAAGCTGAAAAGATGGCTGTCTGAGCAGGCAAAAGCGAGAGCCCCAAAGAGACCCGTTCCTCCACCATCCTCATCTCCGTCTTTGCCTGAGTCCTTTCTCAGCGTGAGTACATCACAGTTCAGtcctctgctgccctctgctggtgtAAACAGTCCTTTCTGCTTTCTACCCCACAGGAAAGCAGTGGTTGTCATCAGGAAGCAGCTGAGCACTATGAGGGTTCACAAGAGTCTTTGCAGGACTGAAGCTGCCATCCAGCTGTGTGACTTTGGTTGAATGTTCCTCACAATGGTTTTCTGTAATTCTGGCCCATTCCTCCCAACAGAACTGAACTGATGTAACTGAGTGAGACGTGTTCACTGAGTGAGACCACTTCACTTACACACACATGTTCAGCTTTgctcacatttttttctatgGGACTATGTTTAAGGTTTTATGGTCACTAAGAAACATTTACTTTCTTGTCCTTAAGCCAGAATGTAACTAATGCAGATAAATATTTGGCGTCATCAGTTTCCATCCAAGTTTTAACATCTTGGCTAATGTCTTTAGATCTTGTTTTCTCCATACCGTTGTTTTCTCATGACCCCGTCTACTATATGAAGAGCACCAGTCCCTCCACAACATCATGCTGCCACTTCATACTTTCCATTTCAGTTGTTCTTGCAAATTTCCCCCAATTATTTCATCACATGTAAAAAGTGTTTACGGTCaaacactttaattttagatttgttCAATGAGAGGACAAACCCTAAAAGAATTAGGATCTTTGACGTGCATTTAGCTTTGATATTTTAGTCTATAAGAAGCATACGAAGCCATGACGTCAACATTTTGTCTTTCCCCAATTGCTTAAAGTAGCTGTTTAGTCAGATTCAGTGTTAATcaataagaaaaatgtctgtACTTGTAAAATATATTGGAGCCAAACTTACATCTACCCTGTGTGGTCCAATGGAAGGTTAACATAACATGTTTAAACTTATTCTATGTAGAGCAATGAACAAGCAGAGTTGTATAAATCTGATATCATGTCAccaaagtcacattttctgttggaCTCCACCAGCTGCACAGTTATTGTTGACCTCTGGCATGTTCCCCAACAAAGATTAAACTCCTCTGTGTTGAATGGGTGGATAAAATGTGTTCCTGATGTTGATATCAATAAAGAGGGCAGAGATGGTCAGTAATTCGCCTGCTAGGACTTTTGTCCTGATGATTCAGGGATTTTGGTTCTATGGCCAGGATCAAGATTTTTGGCAGTGGTACCAGCTTGTTAAATCCCAGCTCActgaaaaaaacagctaaagcgGGATCTGAGGTTTATATATCAGGGCTCTGCTCCTGCTTTGTGAGACCACCATATTCAGCTGGTGACCGGCTGCAGCACTCTTTTCAGGATGAGCAGTAAGGTAAGAGCTTCCcattcatttcttgttttttcctgtttgccGTAGATCTAATGTTGCCACGCTGCCCTGTGGCTTTTTATGTCACATAGAAGAAGTAATTTGGTGTTTTGAGTGtagaatgaaagaaaactgaatatgGAAAAAACAGATATTCAGGACATTCGAGCTGAATATTTCTTCTTCCCATTCCTCTTGTTGGACTCAGATTATATTCTACGAGGACCGGAACTTTCAGGGCCGCTCATATGAGTGTGATTCTGACTGCCCTGACATGAACCCACACTTTACCCGCTGCAACTCCATCAAGGTGGAGAGTGGCTGCTGGGTGCTCTACGAGAAGCCCAACTACAATGGCTACCAGTACGTCCTGACCAGAGGAGAATACCCTGACAAGCAGCGCTGGATGGGCTACAACGACACCATCCGCTCCTGCCGTACCTTCTCCTATGTGAGGTTACTTTGAGAGCTCAATCGGATGAATGTTTTCATGCTAAGAGTCAAAATaggttgtttttcctgttttcacctattgaatttaaaaagcaaaaacaatactATTTATTCTTCCAACATTTCAAACCAATGTGGATTTAGCTGGATAGGTAACTGATAGATAAACATTGGCTGATGACTAAGCATGACCCAGAAGGCTCCTTTCATTTTCTATCTTCCACCTGCAGACCGGCGAGGGGCCCTACTGCATCCGTATCTACGAGCGGCCCAACTTCCAAGGTCAGATGATGGAGTTCAGCGAGGACTGCGAGTCGGTGCAGGAGCACTTCCGCAGACGAGACATCTACTCCTGCAAAGTCTTGGACGGCTACTGGACCCTCTACGAACACCCAAGCTTCCGTGGCCGGCAGTACTTCATGAGTCCTGGCGAGTACCGCAAGTTCAATGACTGGGGGGCCACCTGCGCCACCACCGGCTCTTTCCGCAGGATCACAGAGTTTTAATCCTTTGTTACTGATATGAACAACAGAATGCGCCAAGAGCTGACCTGACGAAGCTGCTGGATGctgttagaaaaaaattaataaaatgagcTGCTGTAAATGATTTTCTTGTTGATGGTGAATAAATGTCTCAATATTATCTGATTTACTAAATCTGTGACTAAGAGGAATTTTGTGTACTTCCAGCATTTATTTTGATCACAACGCAACAAAGTTCTGTTTCCctaaacatgtttgatttacTGTAATTCTGAGAAGTCTTCATACCTGCACAACAAGAGGCTTGTGCTGATACGTTCTGTTAGGAATTCCTCTAAAGGATTGCTTTCTTATACTGCTATGAAATCTAGAGAAGTTTTTGAACGGATCAAAAGTTAATCAAAAGATATATGactgctttggtctcaactgtaaatgtttcaggTAAAAATGCAGATACACAAGAAAACACAGGAGACCATCCACAGCCAGCATGGAGATCAAAGATCACTTTTGCATTTGCTGTCAAAATTAAAAGGATATTGTTgctagtgtttattttttattaacattatttaacTTACATCAGTTGCATATTTGTATAGAccaaattttacagttttacaatcTTTTAATAACTTCAGTTATAAAAGTCAATGATTCAAGATAAGGGATAAAATGGGTTcaaattttccaaaacaaaaaaaaaattattatttctcaaGCTTCTGTattcaaatatgacaaataatgttttggaaatgtaaagataCCAAGGTGCAGGTTcccatttgattttttttttttgaaaattaaatttttaatggaCTTGACCCAGAACTTTATCAACACcatctgataaaaataaatataaaatataaatataaaattagtttttaaatgaccctattagcaatatttttactcagtttcACAGACAAGTGTTTctcaggaataaaaaaaaaattatttaaggcaaaa
This genomic window contains:
- the LOC114148442 gene encoding uncharacterized protein C2orf80-like isoform X1; its protein translation is MNSFSSHHRTNTLDKQDNQRFTCPHTSGQFIQSAYPHPVFLGWGRIQTKPTHTNRENKQTQQRKVQSGLMHKHFTLKMETKRLKRDVQLLISNYVGQKILENSFDPSGRGRTTVLDDLVQYDLDALWLSRDSRHVLDADIIGAICSLGSPQHPNRLQREAMILSCFAGIIMSRLPVEKILALYRCKPVVSLPSHQSKGSIVCPLTLSYHPFAMLRSYKAVQHAKRHNQKLKRWLSEQAKARAPKRPVPPPSSSPSLPESFLSESSGCHQEAAEHYEGSQESLQD
- the LOC114148442 gene encoding gamma-crystallin M2-like isoform X3, which translates into the protein MSSKIIFYEDRNFQGRSYECDSDCPDMNPHFTRCNSIKVESGCWVLYEKPNYNGYQYVLTRGEYPDKQRWMGYNDTIRSCRTFSYTGEGPYCIRIYERPNFQGQMMEFSEDCESVQEHFRRRDIYSCKVLDGYWTLYEHPSFRGRQYFMSPGEYRKFNDWGATCATTGSFRRITEF
- the LOC114148442 gene encoding uncharacterized protein C2orf80-like isoform X2, whose product is MLVTTQTNTLDKQDNQRFTCPHTSGQFIQSAYPHPVFLGWGRIQTKPTHTNRENKQTQQRKVQSGLMHKHFTLKMETKRLKRDVQLLISNYVGQKILENSFDPSGRGRTTVLDDLVQYDLDALWLSRDSRHVLDADIIGAICSLGSPQHPNRLQREAMILSCFAGIIMSRLPVEKILALYRCKPVVSLPSHQSKGSIVCPLTLSYHPFAMLRSYKAVQHAKRHNQKLKRWLSEQAKARAPKRPVPPPSSSPSLPESFLSESSGCHQEAAEHYEGSQESLQD